One genomic segment of Allocatelliglobosispora scoriae includes these proteins:
- a CDS encoding SDR family NAD(P)-dependent oxidoreductase, translating to MTGGTAGIGRQIAAKLRSAGLTVLVTGRDQQRGAAAAADLGATFLSADHATIAGNLDLARRVRELAPRLDVLVNNVGGAAFPQRTVTAEGHEATLALNYLGPIVLTRALLPTLTADARVVQVVSSAFTMHSGDPFTEPAGYTAISAYARAKQLNLLATLSLARQLTGDATVNAVNPGMAWTPGVQALTPQSVPAWRYIWPLVRMIQRRAAPEKAARIPALLALHPDGTGRFYESDGKAKPLPQRLLDPALQARAWQTAVDLTSPPSPTGPEHPRKE from the coding sequence GTGACCGGCGGGACCGCCGGTATCGGCCGGCAGATCGCCGCGAAGCTCCGCTCCGCCGGACTGACCGTCCTGGTCACCGGCCGCGACCAGCAGCGGGGCGCGGCTGCCGCGGCGGATCTGGGCGCCACCTTCCTATCCGCCGACCATGCGACGATCGCGGGCAACCTCGACCTCGCCCGACGGGTGCGCGAGCTGGCGCCGCGCTTGGATGTCCTGGTCAACAACGTGGGCGGCGCGGCGTTCCCGCAGCGGACCGTCACCGCGGAGGGCCACGAGGCCACCCTCGCCCTCAACTACCTCGGACCGATCGTCCTGACCCGGGCGCTGCTGCCGACACTCACCGCAGACGCCCGTGTGGTCCAGGTCGTGTCGAGCGCCTTCACCATGCACTCCGGCGACCCGTTCACCGAACCGGCCGGTTACACGGCGATCAGCGCCTACGCCCGGGCGAAACAGCTGAACCTGCTCGCCACGCTGAGCCTCGCCCGGCAGCTGACCGGCGACGCCACCGTCAACGCGGTCAACCCGGGTATGGCCTGGACACCCGGCGTGCAGGCGCTCACCCCGCAGTCCGTGCCCGCCTGGCGGTACATCTGGCCGCTGGTCCGGATGATCCAGCGCCGCGCCGCACCGGAGAAGGCCGCCCGCATCCCCGCACTACTCGCCCTGCACCCCGACGGCACCGGCCGGTTCTACGAAAGCGATGGGAAAGCCAAGCCTCTTCCGCAGCGGCTGCTCGACCCCGCGCTGCAAGCCCGTGCCTGGCAGACCGCCGTCGACCTCACCTCACCACCGTCGCCGACCGGCCCCGAACACCCTCGCAAGGAGTGA
- a CDS encoding cyclase family protein, whose protein sequence is MTAGRPMPAQDDVLGYFNTLSNWGRWGDDDQLGTLNHITDDVRLAAARAVRHGRSVSCAWEVGSPQDMERSTTTCPCAAEMPGAEHMPAHFHADRRWGFSSEQLGIAFHGNTLTHIDSPCHIFWDGTMYNGRSHDLVDPETGSAWAAVTAAANGIVTRGVLLDVAAVRDVPWLEPGQGVFPDDLEEAERRQGVRVRPGDAVLLRTGFGRARHETGAANGFTQAGWHASCLPWLHDRGVALIGADTPQDVQPSGYPDVLMPVHAVSLVAMGLWMLDNCDLEACATTAAELGQWDFHLAVAPVRFAGTSGSPVNPIATF, encoded by the coding sequence ATGACGGCAGGACGACCGATGCCCGCACAGGACGACGTGCTCGGGTATTTCAACACCCTGTCGAACTGGGGGCGGTGGGGCGACGACGACCAGCTCGGAACCCTGAACCACATCACCGACGACGTCCGGCTGGCAGCGGCGCGGGCGGTCCGCCACGGCCGCAGCGTGTCCTGTGCGTGGGAGGTCGGCTCCCCGCAGGACATGGAGCGGTCGACGACGACGTGCCCGTGCGCCGCCGAGATGCCGGGTGCCGAGCACATGCCGGCGCACTTCCACGCCGACCGGCGCTGGGGCTTCTCCTCCGAGCAGCTCGGCATCGCGTTCCACGGCAACACCCTCACCCACATCGACTCGCCGTGCCACATCTTCTGGGACGGCACGATGTACAACGGGCGCTCGCACGACCTGGTCGACCCCGAGACCGGATCGGCGTGGGCGGCCGTCACCGCGGCGGCGAACGGCATCGTCACCCGCGGCGTCCTGCTCGACGTCGCCGCGGTCCGCGACGTGCCGTGGCTGGAGCCCGGGCAGGGCGTGTTCCCCGACGATCTCGAGGAGGCCGAGCGCCGCCAGGGTGTCCGGGTGCGGCCCGGCGACGCGGTGCTCCTGCGGACCGGCTTCGGCCGCGCCCGGCACGAGACCGGTGCGGCCAACGGTTTCACACAGGCCGGCTGGCACGCGTCCTGCCTGCCGTGGCTGCATGACCGCGGTGTCGCGCTGATCGGCGCCGACACCCCCCAGGACGTGCAGCCGTCGGGGTACCCCGACGTGCTGATGCCGGTCCACGCCGTGAGCCTCGTCGCGATGGGCCTGTGGATGCTCGACAACTGCGACCTGGAGGCGTGCGCGACCACGGCTGCCGAGCTCGGCCAATGGGACTTCCACCTCGCCGTCGCGCCCGTCCGCTTCGCCGGCACCTCCGGCAGCCCGGTCAACCCGATCGCCACGTTCTGA
- a CDS encoding glycosyl hydrolase, which translates to MNAPPRRLAATLAAAVLTLAGLSAGPAPALAAPPAPAGVTRTDVVNYFSGLTGRNWLSGQQDGPNSNPVQWTNKVRDITGLYPGVWGGDFGFSQNDIDNRQRVFDQAKAAWAAGTIPAITWHACAPLVATCNFEGGSWPVKGSRLSDSQWNELVTDGGGLNTSWKRRLDQTVPYFQQLKDAGIPVLFRPSHEMNEAWSWWGGRPGPNGSRKLFQITHDYLLSKGFTNIVWVWNVKDLAGGAGSVADYYPGDGYVDLVTLDVWVQYFPSTEWYTAMQNIAHGKPIALAEVGRTPTPAQMAAQPRWTYFSVWMDWLTKPEYNTNDGVKATYYDPRVLNRGEISIPVGTSPTRTGPITGVPSGRCVDIPSAGTANGLQVQIWTCNGSGAQSWTIGTDGTIRALGKCLDVNGGINADGTKVQIWDCLAGNTHQQWSYNTTTKRLTNPETGKCLDATGQGTADGTKLQIWTCNTQTNQQWNLPA; encoded by the coding sequence ATGAACGCTCCACCCCGCAGGCTCGCGGCCACCCTGGCGGCGGCCGTCCTCACCCTGGCCGGCCTGTCCGCCGGTCCGGCACCCGCCCTCGCTGCGCCACCCGCACCGGCGGGTGTCACCCGCACCGACGTCGTCAACTACTTCAGCGGGCTCACCGGCCGCAACTGGCTCTCCGGACAGCAGGACGGACCCAACAGCAACCCCGTCCAGTGGACCAACAAGGTCCGCGACATCACCGGCCTCTACCCCGGCGTGTGGGGCGGCGACTTCGGCTTCAGCCAGAACGACATCGACAACCGCCAGCGCGTCTTCGACCAGGCCAAGGCGGCCTGGGCGGCGGGCACCATCCCGGCCATCACCTGGCACGCCTGCGCACCGCTCGTCGCCACCTGCAACTTCGAGGGCGGCAGCTGGCCGGTGAAGGGCAGCCGGCTGTCGGACTCCCAGTGGAACGAGCTCGTCACCGACGGCGGAGGCCTCAACACCTCGTGGAAGCGGCGCCTCGACCAGACGGTGCCGTACTTCCAGCAGCTCAAGGACGCCGGGATCCCGGTGCTGTTCCGCCCGTCGCACGAGATGAACGAGGCGTGGTCGTGGTGGGGCGGCCGACCGGGACCCAACGGCAGCCGCAAGCTGTTCCAGATCACCCACGACTACCTGCTCAGCAAGGGATTCACCAACATCGTCTGGGTCTGGAACGTCAAGGACCTCGCCGGGGGTGCCGGGAGCGTCGCCGACTACTACCCCGGCGACGGGTACGTCGACCTCGTCACGCTCGACGTGTGGGTGCAGTATTTCCCGTCCACCGAGTGGTACACCGCGATGCAGAACATCGCGCACGGCAAGCCGATCGCCCTCGCCGAGGTCGGCCGCACCCCGACCCCGGCGCAGATGGCCGCCCAGCCCCGATGGACGTATTTCAGCGTCTGGATGGACTGGCTGACCAAGCCGGAGTACAACACCAACGACGGCGTGAAGGCGACCTACTACGACCCGCGCGTGCTCAACCGGGGTGAGATCTCGATCCCGGTCGGCACGTCGCCGACGCGTACCGGTCCGATCACCGGCGTGCCGAGCGGGCGGTGCGTGGACATCCCCAGCGCCGGCACCGCCAACGGCCTGCAGGTGCAGATCTGGACCTGCAACGGTAGCGGCGCGCAGTCGTGGACGATCGGCACCGACGGCACCATCCGGGCGCTGGGCAAGTGCCTGGACGTCAACGGCGGCATCAACGCCGACGGCACCAAGGTCCAGATCTGGGACTGCCTGGCGGGCAACACCCACCAGCAGTGGAGCTACAACACGACCACCAAGCGGTTGACCAACCCGGAGACCGGCAAGTGCCTCGACGCCACCGGCCAGGGCACCGCCGACGGCACCAAGCTGCAGATCTGGACCTGCAACACCCAGACCAACCAGCAGTGGAACCTCCCCGCCTAG
- a CDS encoding DUF998 domain-containing protein → MTPEITSQRRERPRPDTVQHHGTATRLLLAAGIVGPVLFVLTFTVAGWLRPGYSALASAVSDLGVGSTAWIQNANFLLFGILLIAFAAGFRRVASELIGGHATGGAILIATTGIGMLGAVLFPAKPPTEILHFLLGFLIVIVSAIAAAFYLGRQFRRVPEWRVLARYSTWTGLIAVALVLVTFVALNPASPLEKAGVGGLINRILAVETFAWYAVTGYWLWRHTSRGRDAGKAR, encoded by the coding sequence ATGACACCCGAGATCACGTCGCAACGCCGGGAACGCCCACGCCCCGACACCGTCCAGCACCACGGCACCGCCACGCGGCTGTTGCTCGCGGCCGGAATCGTGGGTCCGGTCCTCTTCGTCCTCACCTTCACCGTCGCCGGCTGGCTGCGCCCCGGATACTCGGCCCTGGCCAGCGCGGTCAGCGACTTGGGCGTCGGGAGCACGGCATGGATTCAGAACGCCAACTTCCTGCTGTTCGGCATCCTGCTCATCGCCTTCGCGGCGGGATTCCGGCGCGTGGCGTCCGAGCTCATCGGCGGCCACGCGACCGGGGGAGCCATCCTGATCGCCACCACCGGCATCGGCATGCTGGGAGCCGTCCTGTTCCCGGCCAAGCCTCCGACGGAGATACTCCACTTCCTCCTCGGGTTCCTGATCGTCATCGTCTCCGCGATAGCGGCCGCCTTCTACCTGGGCCGCCAGTTCCGCCGCGTACCCGAATGGCGCGTCCTGGCGCGCTACTCCACCTGGACCGGACTCATCGCGGTCGCCCTGGTGCTCGTCACCTTCGTCGCGCTCAACCCCGCCTCGCCCCTGGAGAAGGCCGGCGTCGGCGGCCTCATCAACCGGATACTCGCGGTCGAAACCTTCGCCTGGTACGCCGTGACCGGATACTGGCTGTGGCGCCACACCAGCCGCGGCCGGGACGCCGGCAAAGCCCGGTAG
- a CDS encoding response regulator transcription factor, with amino-acid sequence MHFTRRVPQDERPLPPRPPADGGVFGQPGGTAAVTARAPDTPGCVLLIEDDDRIADMVSRTLAAEGYAVDRAQTGPDGLRMALDGAFDLVILDLMLPGMPGTSVLNHLMRHRPDQRVLVLSAVTGAATRVACLESGAADFVAKPFALTELVARVRARLRAAPPGPAPDVLTVGPVQLDLRQHRARVSGDLISLSPRELVLLGYLMRRAGEVCSRSELLRYVWNSEFDPGSNIVDVNIKRLRAKLDHPDRIATVRSVGYRFDPH; translated from the coding sequence ATGCACTTCACGCGTCGGGTGCCGCAGGACGAACGCCCGCTGCCCCCTCGACCGCCGGCGGACGGCGGCGTCTTCGGGCAACCCGGCGGTACCGCTGCCGTCACCGCTCGCGCGCCGGACACCCCCGGTTGTGTCCTCCTCATCGAGGACGACGACCGGATCGCGGACATGGTCTCCCGTACCCTCGCCGCCGAAGGCTATGCCGTGGACCGGGCGCAGACCGGACCAGACGGCCTGCGGATGGCTCTGGACGGTGCCTTCGACCTGGTGATCCTCGATCTCATGCTGCCTGGAATGCCCGGCACGAGCGTTCTCAACCACCTCATGCGACACCGGCCCGACCAGCGGGTTCTCGTCCTGTCTGCGGTCACCGGCGCAGCCACCCGCGTCGCCTGCCTGGAGAGCGGCGCCGCGGATTTCGTCGCCAAGCCGTTCGCGCTGACCGAACTCGTCGCCCGCGTCCGGGCCCGGCTCCGGGCGGCACCTCCGGGACCGGCCCCGGATGTCCTGACGGTGGGACCCGTCCAGCTCGATCTGCGTCAGCACCGTGCCCGCGTCAGCGGGGACCTCATCTCGCTGTCGCCACGGGAGCTGGTCCTGCTGGGCTACCTGATGCGCCGGGCCGGCGAGGTCTGCAGCCGGTCCGAACTGCTCCGCTACGTCTGGAACTCCGAGTTCGATCCCGGCAGCAACATCGTGGATGTCAACATCAAACGGCTCCGCGCGAAGCTCGACCACCCCGACCGGATAGCGACGGTGCGCAGTGTGGGATACCGCTTCGACCCGCACTAG
- a CDS encoding MarR family winged helix-turn-helix transcriptional regulator — protein MPEAGDGPGRSWGGVAFLLAQLGAHAAELFAARIADLDLTPAQAGLLRMISVMPGLSQQAYAKRLGTPPSRFVILVDAMQDRGLIERRTGQPDRRSYALHLTDAGQHLLRQLGAVGKAHDDGLCAALTPDERVTLRELLARVAQQQNLTAGVHPGYRRPSGT, from the coding sequence GTGCCAGAAGCAGGTGACGGACCGGGCAGGTCCTGGGGCGGGGTGGCTTTCCTGCTCGCGCAATTGGGGGCGCACGCCGCCGAGCTGTTCGCCGCGCGCATCGCCGACCTGGACCTGACGCCCGCGCAGGCCGGTCTCCTTCGCATGATCTCGGTCATGCCAGGGCTCAGCCAGCAGGCATACGCCAAACGGCTGGGCACGCCGCCCAGCCGTTTCGTCATCCTCGTCGACGCCATGCAGGACCGCGGCTTGATCGAACGCCGCACCGGTCAGCCCGACCGCCGTTCCTACGCCCTGCATCTGACCGACGCCGGCCAGCACCTGCTGCGGCAGCTGGGTGCCGTCGGCAAGGCCCACGACGACGGCCTGTGTGCGGCGCTCACCCCGGACGAGCGCGTCACCCTGCGGGAGCTGCTCGCGCGCGTGGCCCAGCAGCAGAACCTCACCGCCGGTGTCCACCCCGGATACCGGCGCCCCTCAGGCACGTAA
- a CDS encoding DUF4386 domain-containing protein: MSRPQSGPPLIIPAVAFTALTIAGIITAAGVPRPDAPGAEVLAYLQDHGPAMRLSAFLALGAAVPLAIWSAAAYRRLRALGITAPGSAIALVGGVLASGFAALSGLIGWAASRTSESAPLASALRDLAFVTGGPGFVAFFGLLLAGVGVPMLLLRISRPVAIAGLVLALIAELSTLTLLTLDAAPTLPIARFGGIIWLVTVSLLLPTSRRTATANPS; the protein is encoded by the coding sequence ATGTCTCGACCACAATCCGGCCCGCCGCTGATCATCCCGGCCGTGGCCTTCACCGCCCTGACCATCGCCGGCATCATCACCGCCGCAGGTGTTCCCCGCCCCGACGCGCCCGGCGCCGAGGTGCTCGCCTACCTGCAGGACCACGGTCCCGCGATGCGGCTGTCGGCGTTTCTCGCCCTCGGTGCCGCCGTCCCGCTCGCCATCTGGAGCGCCGCGGCGTACCGGCGGCTGCGAGCGCTGGGCATCACCGCGCCCGGTTCCGCGATCGCCTTGGTCGGCGGGGTGCTCGCCAGCGGATTCGCAGCCCTGTCCGGCCTGATCGGGTGGGCGGCGTCCCGGACGTCGGAGAGCGCACCCCTCGCCTCGGCGCTGCGGGACCTCGCCTTCGTGACCGGCGGACCCGGGTTCGTGGCGTTCTTCGGGCTCCTGCTGGCCGGGGTCGGCGTCCCGATGCTGCTGCTGCGCATATCGCGGCCCGTCGCGATCGCCGGCCTGGTCCTGGCCCTGATCGCCGAGCTGTCGACACTGACCCTGCTGACCCTCGATGCCGCGCCCACCCTGCCGATCGCCCGCTTCGGCGGCATCATCTGGCTGGTCACCGTCAGCCTGCTGCTGCCCACCAGCCGCCGCACCGCGACCGCGAACCCGTCATGA
- a CDS encoding GTPase: protein MSTQQVHRLREAIEAAAGPQAVADADTAWRRLADSDALRVVFVGPWSAGKSSLIKRLLVEDGTAIPDWLTISASRETYQIREARSTRFTYVDTPGLGSDERKHDLMALSSVAATDLLVVAVTPQLLGSDVDRLAALVNGTAISPHGGRFFPPGALIVVISKADMAGVDPIDDLDGFRAIVDRKRASVVTALERHLHGELPPIIAVVADLGGQYARNPRPNPAAFAEGAEWDGVAQLRDLLGGSADQVQRLRSAAQVRHWARAGATALEQATAALSEAEAAVRRVDADRSRVLVLEEELAAVDASAASRLRDDIRDEMHSVIMQGKTDSAEQLAEQISEQLNATVGAWHAESTSKLVALARRAQIELHPPAIGAGDTSAHIEQLVRHATAADSSSPEVMLTDFVAKGLLLADKMQELRLGIKAADVPEHLSQYQSLVDRVHPDVYARTLTLLNIEGVLTDPSYAQELTNLQRHDGVSDLISYLRKPGGISSPGHAERLKNTTNTLRIAADAAPVLLELLRMQQQEKASLHQRERRAHLQVQADGAATRLAEQILAGDQSSAGWRGQVAELRTAIRSSAPGDDAVALAAQQGRALAAARDQLDAVLRDLAAAAIDG from the coding sequence ATGAGTACGCAACAGGTGCACCGCTTGCGCGAGGCGATCGAGGCCGCCGCCGGACCACAGGCCGTCGCGGACGCCGACACCGCATGGCGCCGGCTCGCCGACTCCGACGCGCTGCGGGTCGTCTTCGTGGGCCCGTGGAGCGCCGGCAAGTCGAGCCTGATCAAGCGGCTGCTGGTGGAGGACGGCACGGCGATCCCCGACTGGCTGACGATCAGCGCCTCCCGCGAGACCTACCAGATCCGCGAAGCCCGCTCGACCAGATTCACCTATGTGGACACTCCTGGTCTCGGCAGCGACGAGCGCAAGCACGACCTCATGGCGCTGTCCTCGGTCGCAGCCACCGACCTGCTCGTGGTGGCGGTGACACCGCAGCTGCTCGGCAGCGACGTGGACCGGCTGGCCGCACTCGTCAACGGGACCGCGATCTCCCCGCACGGCGGCCGGTTCTTCCCTCCCGGCGCCCTCATCGTGGTCATCAGCAAGGCCGACATGGCGGGCGTCGACCCGATCGACGACCTCGACGGCTTCCGGGCCATCGTCGACCGTAAACGGGCTTCGGTGGTGACCGCGCTGGAACGCCACCTCCACGGCGAGCTCCCGCCGATCATCGCGGTCGTGGCGGACCTCGGCGGCCAGTACGCGCGCAACCCCCGGCCGAACCCGGCGGCCTTCGCCGAGGGCGCCGAGTGGGACGGTGTGGCACAGCTGCGCGACCTGCTCGGCGGCTCCGCGGACCAGGTGCAGCGGTTGCGCTCGGCAGCGCAGGTGCGGCACTGGGCCAGGGCCGGGGCCACCGCGCTGGAGCAGGCCACCGCGGCGCTGTCGGAGGCCGAAGCCGCGGTGCGGCGGGTCGACGCGGACCGGTCGCGGGTGCTGGTGCTGGAGGAGGAGCTCGCGGCGGTCGACGCCTCCGCCGCCAGCCGGCTGCGCGACGACATCCGCGACGAGATGCACAGCGTGATCATGCAGGGCAAGACGGACTCCGCGGAGCAGCTGGCCGAGCAGATCAGCGAGCAGCTCAACGCCACCGTCGGGGCATGGCACGCGGAGTCCACCAGCAAACTGGTGGCCCTGGCCAGGCGCGCCCAGATCGAGCTGCACCCGCCGGCGATCGGCGCCGGTGACACCTCGGCCCACATCGAGCAGCTCGTCAGGCACGCCACCGCGGCGGACTCCAGCTCCCCTGAGGTGATGCTCACCGACTTCGTCGCCAAGGGCCTGCTGCTGGCCGACAAGATGCAGGAGCTGCGGCTCGGTATCAAGGCGGCCGATGTGCCGGAGCACCTCAGCCAGTACCAGAGCCTGGTCGACCGCGTGCATCCCGACGTGTACGCCAGAACGCTCACCCTGCTCAACATCGAAGGTGTGCTGACGGACCCGTCCTACGCCCAGGAGCTGACGAACCTGCAGCGGCACGACGGGGTCAGCGACCTGATCAGCTATCTGCGCAAGCCCGGCGGCATCAGCAGCCCGGGCCACGCGGAGCGGCTGAAGAACACCACCAACACGCTGCGCATCGCGGCCGACGCCGCACCGGTGCTGCTGGAGCTGCTCAGGATGCAGCAGCAGGAGAAGGCATCGCTGCACCAACGGGAACGACGGGCGCACCTGCAGGTGCAGGCCGACGGGGCGGCAACCCGGCTGGCCGAGCAGATCCTCGCTGGCGACCAGAGCAGTGCGGGCTGGCGCGGCCAGGTCGCCGAGCTGCGTACCGCGATTCGCTCCAGCGCTCCGGGCGACGACGCCGTGGCGCTCGCCGCGCAGCAGGGCCGGGCGCTCGCCGCCGCGCGGGACCAGCTGGACGCCGTGCTCCGCGACCTGGCGGCCGCCGCGATCGACGGCTGA
- a CDS encoding sensor histidine kinase, with amino-acid sequence MWDTASTRTSRLIRLAWLLGAGACATAMYLLPGREAIPFHLIWMGLYLVYGFTAWRPLEMMVTVAATAAVTGTILIAHAVQGAIDWPGTAEVPLSVAVTAVIALYLRRRHLATAELARIAERDRRRAEIRHLLVQQVSHELRTPITIARGYTELVRVRLTEPDGLRDADIVLDELDKLNTIADRLVTFIQIDGESTPQTLEMRPELERIVRRWQPAAKREWTVRASAGQIHVSRERLETALDCLIDNAVKFTGTGDAIELIGAIAPDEWTIEVVDTGCGMSAANASALATGQAVERGAASGTGLGLPTVRTIVGAWGGAVHLRSEPGRGTSVLLRFPRRHDDALLDSAIADRRP; translated from the coding sequence GTGTGGGATACCGCTTCGACCCGCACTAGCCGGCTGATCCGGCTCGCCTGGCTGCTCGGGGCCGGCGCCTGCGCCACCGCGATGTATCTGCTGCCCGGCCGTGAGGCCATCCCGTTCCACCTGATCTGGATGGGGCTCTACCTCGTCTACGGGTTCACCGCCTGGCGGCCCCTGGAGATGATGGTCACCGTGGCGGCGACGGCGGCCGTCACCGGGACGATCCTGATCGCGCACGCGGTGCAGGGCGCCATCGACTGGCCGGGAACCGCCGAGGTGCCGCTCAGCGTCGCGGTCACCGCCGTCATCGCGCTCTACCTCCGCCGACGGCACCTCGCCACCGCGGAACTCGCCCGGATCGCCGAGCGTGACCGGCGGCGTGCCGAGATCCGCCACCTCCTGGTCCAGCAGGTCTCCCACGAGCTCCGTACACCGATCACGATCGCCCGGGGCTACACCGAACTCGTCCGGGTCCGGCTCACCGAGCCCGACGGCCTGCGCGACGCGGACATCGTGCTCGACGAGCTCGACAAGCTCAACACCATCGCCGACCGTCTCGTCACCTTCATCCAGATCGACGGGGAATCCACCCCGCAGACCCTCGAGATGCGTCCGGAGCTGGAGCGCATCGTCCGCCGGTGGCAGCCGGCGGCGAAGCGGGAATGGACGGTACGGGCATCGGCCGGACAGATCCATGTCAGCCGCGAGCGCCTGGAGACGGCGCTCGACTGCCTCATCGACAACGCCGTCAAGTTCACCGGGACCGGCGACGCCATCGAGCTCATCGGTGCCATCGCCCCCGACGAATGGACGATCGAGGTCGTCGACACGGGCTGCGGCATGTCGGCCGCCAACGCCTCGGCCCTCGCCACCGGGCAGGCAGTGGAGCGGGGCGCGGCCTCGGGCACCGGGCTGGGGCTGCCCACGGTCCGCACGATCGTCGGGGCCTGGGGCGGCGCCGTCCACCTGCGGTCCGAACCCGGCCGCGGCACCAGCGTGCTGCTGCGCTTCCCCCGCCGGCACGACGACGCTCTCCTCGACAGCGCTATCGCGGACCGCCGACCGTGA